One Paralichthys olivaceus isolate ysfri-2021 chromosome 21, ASM2471397v2, whole genome shotgun sequence genomic window carries:
- the mrtfab gene encoding myocardin related transcription factor Ab isoform X12 — MPPLKSPAAFHEQRRLLERARTEDYLKRKIRCRPERSELVRMHILEETLAEPSLQAKQLQLKRARLADNLNDKISHRPGPIELVHKNILSVTCSLQHSLLDSPKGAGGESSSLDEDSSDALSPDQPTNHDSPLSAVPQLSPPDALTQKEDISPTQFVTQAPPPPPPQGNGCASSPPPKLTNGTMLISASPRSTLGQVKARSSDRPPQRTKKTKDNKPKVKKLKYHQYIPPDQKADKELPPPMDSSYAKLLHQQQLFLQLQILSQQQQHYNYHTILPAPPKPPAEQSPTVNSGPSPSRSAPSTTTPAPSNQSTAGRQSQTAVGGAKPSTLPANLDEFKVAELKQELKLRGLTVSGTKNDLIERLRNYQEQNGGNAAVLKNAILQQAANSTASTSTSSPTTTAAPDHQLGESGFKLALSSLAHAVPGRVMRFGSTSSSPPMSPTPSERSLAGMSPDETSCNGDMFGEMVSSPLTQLTLHPSPQPSSNISPLSQPLSQVKEEMQSTCSQSTSSAASSQRPEPLSAGAMDSSSMDKDQMLQEKDKQIEELTKMLRQKQRLVETLRSQLEQGKVTGGVVVKREGIEKSKSAPEAKLPTLIKASAIQPPTLPNGTVVKVKREVESEEEMEGVTEEAQSKKLAQPMQCSQETLLRLQQIQRLQAEQQKQLQPPQQQQSLAQPQKVAEAKSNPQKQQQQKKEAQILLQQQQQLQQLIIQQTQQKQLQAQQKLAQQKLAQQKLAQQKPVQQSQLKQPPGQVQQSQPKNQVQLKQVQVQIQNQTVASQKPATTQIQQRKQLRAQQRQQQKQQTAAVATQQVAPVFINQQNSTPMQTQAISLDVLKANGTPTLVTDSNGNHYLIALTSPNTGTGGQNGVSPLAKTNGRITLQSIFQRLLSTPSKLPSSDSQSKEQVEAELVSEPIKKGQKAGLHLDTNGVPQPSLSVTAPPNLQPFFDDMSESESQSNLISSLKREELCPPYDRHTLFTPPSPKPNTSLPLQRSKQENGVNSQQMDDLFDILLKSGEIPGFKSNPDPSLAPLHSNPPSPSSPPSPLHLSPPTPTEPLISPQPCTGGGRLEDFLESTTGAPLLGVEPDGALTLIDDLHSQMLSTPSILDHPPTPMDTSDLGFSPHSTGLDFGDPTLDSMDWLDISMVGSSSGGSGGGRGGSGGGGGAGEGDGGTSLAPLAPHTPPSVFSADFLDSTDLQLHWESCL, encoded by the exons CACTGAAGAGCCCGGCAGCCTTTCACGAACAGCGGAGGCTTCTGGAGCGAGCAAGG ACCGAGGACTATCTGAAGAGGAAGATTCGGTGTCGTCCTGAGCGCTCCGAGCTGGTCAGGATGCACATTCTGGAGG AGACGTTGGCAGAGCCGTCTCTGCAGGCTAAGCAACTGCAGCTGAAGCGAGCGCGACTGGCCGACAACCTCAATGACAAGATCTCCCACAGACCGGGTCCCATCGAGCTGGTTCACAAAAACATCCTGTCAGTCACCTGCTCTCTGCAGCACTCACTGCTGG ATTCTCCAAAAGGAGCCGGGGGAGAGAGCTCGTCTCTAGACGAAGACAGCAGTGATGCTCTGTCGCCAGACCAGCCAACCAATCACGACTCTCCCCTGAGTGCCGTCCCTCAGCTGTCCCCCCCTGATGCTCTCACCCAGAAGGAGGACATTTCTCCCACACAG TTTGTTACTCAggcccctcctccacctcctccccaggGGAATGGCTGCGCCTCGTCCCCGCCCCCTAAATTGACAAATGGAACGATGTTGATTTCAGCAAGTCCCCGCTCCACTTTGGGACAGGTCAAG GCTCGGAGCTCAGATCGTCCTCCACAAAGAACCAAGAAAACAAAGGACAACAAACCCAAG gtgaagaAGCTGAAGTACCACCAGTACATCCCTCCAGACCAGAAGGCTGACAAGGAGCTTCCGCCGCCAATGGACTCATCCTATGCAAAGCtgctccaccagcagcagctcttcctgcagctgcagatcCTCAGCCAGCAACAGCAGCACTACAACTACCACACCATCCTGCCCGCCCCTCCCAA gCCTCCAGCCGAGCAGTCTCCCACAGTCAACTCTGGACCTTCCCCCTCCCGCAGCGCTCCCTCCACTACCACCCCGGCCCCTTCCAATCAGAGCACGGCTGGCCGTCAGAGCCAAACTGCAGTGGGAGGAGCCAAACCCAGCACTCTGCCAGCCAACTTGGATGAGTTCAAA GTCGCAGAGTTGAAACAGGAACTGAAATTACGTGGTCTGACCGTCTCTGGCACTAAGAACGATCTCATCGAGAGGCTCCGCAACTACCAGGAGCAAAATGGTGGCAACGCAGCTGTTTTGAAAAATGCAATATTGCAGCAGGCCGCTAACTCTACTGCTAGCACCAGCACATCCTCTCCGACCACAACTGCCGCCCCTGACCACCAGTTAGGAGAGAGCGGGTTTAAATTAGCTTTGTCCTCATTGGCTCATGCAGTTCCTGGGAGAGTCATGCGTTTTGGCAGCACCAGCTCCAGCCCGCCTATGTCGCCTACTCCATCTGAGAGGTCGTTGGCTGGGATGAGTCCGGATGAGACGAGCTGTAATGGAGACATGTTTGGAGAAATG GTGAGCTCTCCGTTAACTCAACTCACCCTGCACCCATCTCCTCAGCCCTCGTCAAACATCTCTCCACTCTCACAGCCACTCTCCCAGGTCAAAGAGGAAATGCAGAGCACATGCAGCCAGTCCACGTCTTCAGCTGCCTCGAGCCAGCGTCCAGAGCCCCTGTCAGCCGGAGCCATGGACTCGTCCTCTATGGATAAGGACCAGATGCTGCAGGAGAAGGACAAACAGATCGAGGAATTGACCAAGATGCTAAGACAGAAGCAGAGGCTAGTGGAGACCCTCAGGTCCCAGCTGGAGCAGGGCAAGGTGACTGGTGGAGTAGTGGTGAAGAGGGAAGGAATTGAGAAGAGCAAATCAGCCCCAGAGGCTAAACTTCCAACTCTAATAAAAGCCTCAGCCATTCAACCCCCGACTCTCCCTAACGGCACTGTGGTGAAAGTAAAGAGGGAGGTGGAGTCTGAGGAAGAAATGGAGGGAGTAACAGAAGAGGCGCAGTCAAAGAAGCTGGCCCAGCCGATGCAGTGCTCTCAGGAGACGCTGCTCAGGCTGCAGCAGATTCAGCGGCTGCAGGCAGAACAGCAGAAACAGCTACAACCACCCCAACAACAGCAAAGTCTGGCACAACCGCAGAAAGTAGCAGAGGCTAAATCAAACcctcaaaaacaacaacagcaaaagaAAGAAGCTCAAAtcctgctccagcagcagcagcagctccagcagctcatcATCCAGCAAACCCAGCAGAAACAGCTGCAGGCCCAGCAGAAGTTAGCACAGCAGAAACTGGCCCAGCAGAAACTCGCACAACAGAAGCCGGTGCAGCAGAGCCAGCTCAAACAACCTCCCGGGCAAGTTCAACAGAGCCAGCCGAAGAACCAAGTTCAGCTGAAGCAGGTTCAGGTGCAGATCCAGAACCAGACCGTGGCGAGCCAGAAGCCTGCAACGACCCAAATCCAGCAGAGGAAACAACTGAGGGctcagcagaggcagcagcagaaacagcagaCGGCAGCTGTTGCCACACAACAG GTGGCTCCAGTCTTCATCAACCAACAGAACAGCACTCCGATGCAAACTCAGGCCATTTCATTAGACGTCCTCAAGGCCAACGGCACACCCACACTGGTCACCGATAGCAACGGCAACCACTACCTGATCGCTCTCACCAGTCCCAACACAGGGACAGGCGGACAGAACGGAGTGTCTCCATTGGCCAAAACCAACGGACGCATCACACTGCAG TCCATATTTCAGAGATTACTGTCGACTCCGAGTAAACTCCCAAGCAGCGACAGCCAATCAAAAGAGCAGGTGGAGGCCGAGCTTGTGAGCGAGCCAATCAAAAAG GGACAGAAGGCGGGGCTTCACCTGGACACCAATGGCGTTCCACAACCCAGCCTGTCGGTCACTGCTCCTCCCAACCTGCAGCCTTTCTTCGACGACATGTCAGAGAGCGAAAGCCAAAGCAACCTAATCTCGTCTCTCAAG agagaggagttGTGTCCGCCTTACGACCGGCACACACTGttcacccctccctctcccaaACCCAacacctctcttcctcttcaacGCTCCAAA CAGGAGAACGGCGTGAACAGTCAGCAGATGGACGACCTGTTTGACATCCTGCTGAAGAGTGGAG AAATCCCTGGCTTCAAGTCCAACCCAGATCCTTCCCTTGCCCCTCTTCACTCCAACCCACCCTCTCCGTCCTCTCCCCCAtctcccctccacctctcccctCCCACGCCAACGGAGCCCCTCATCTCCCCTCAGCCTTGCACGGGCGGCGGACGCCTGGAGGACTTCCTGGAGAGCACCACAGGTGCTCCTCTGCTGGGCGTGGAGCCCGACGGCGCCCTGACGCTGATCGACGACCTCCACAGCCAAATGCTGAGCACGCCCAGCATCCTGGACCACCCTCCCACCCCCATGGACACGTCAGACCTGGGCTTCTCTCCCCACTCCACGGGGTTGGACTTTGGCGACCCCACCTTGGACAGCATGGACTGGCTGGACATCTCCATGGTGGGGAGCTCCAGTGGAGGGAGTGGGGGCGGCAGAGGgggcagtggaggaggaggcggagctgGCGAAGGAGATGGGGGAACGAGTCTGGCCCCGCTGGCGCCGCACACTCCGCCGAGCGTCTTCTCGGCTGATTTTCTGGACAGCACGGACCTGCAGCTGCACTGGGAGTCGTGTTTGTAG
- the mrtfab gene encoding myocardin related transcription factor Ab isoform X15, with the protein MIMLDTNNCLSFELSPHGSPPMGDDVDMEKAGLKMDHDRHVYHSLKEVLQLKLQQRRTREELVSQGIMPPLKSPAAFHEQRRLLERARTEDYLKRKIRCRPERSELVRMHILEETLAEPSLQAKQLQLKRARLADNLNDKISHRPGPIELVHKNILSVTCSLQHSLLDSPKGAGGESSSLDEDSSDALSPDQPTNHDSPLSAVPQLSPPDALTQKEDISPTQFVTQAPPPPPPQGNGCASSPPPKLTNGTMLISASPRSTLGQVKARSSDRPPQRTKKTKDNKPKVKKLKYHQYIPPDQKADKELPPPMDSSYAKLLHQQQLFLQLQILSQQQQHYNYHTILPAPPKPPAEQSPTVNSGPSPSRSAPSTTTPAPSNQSTAGRQSQTAVGGAKPSTLPANLDEFKVAELKQELKLRGLTVSGTKNDLIERLRNYQEQNGGNAAVLKNAILQQAANSTASTSTSSPTTTAAPDHQLGESGFKLALSSLAHAVPGRVMRFGSTSSSPPMSPTPSERSLAGMSPDETSCNGDMFGEMVSSPLTQLTLHPSPQPSSNISPLSQPLSQVKEEMQSTCSQSTSSAASSQRPEPLSAGAMDSSSMDKDQMLQEKDKQIEELTKMLRQKQRLVETLRSQLEQGKVTGGVVVKREGIEKSKSAPEAKLPTLIKASAIQPPTLPNGTVVKVKREVESEEEMEGVTEEAQSKKLAQPMQCSQETLLRLQQIQRLQAEQQKQLQPPQQQQSLAQPQKVAEAKSNPQKQQQQKKEAQILLQQQQQLQQLIIQQTQQKQLQAQQKLAQQKLAQQKLAQQKPVQQSQLKQPPGQVQQSQPKNQVQLKQVQVQIQNQTVASQKPATTQIQQRKQLRAQQRQQQKQQTAAVATQQVAPVFINQQNSTPMQTQAISLDVLKANGTPTLVTDSNGNHYLIALTSPNTGTGGQNGVSPLAKTNGRITLQSIFQRLLSTPSKLPSSDSQSKEQVEAELVSEPIKKGQKAGLHLDTNGVPQPSLSVTAPPNLQPFFDDMSESESQSNLISSLKREELCPPYDRHTLFTPPSPKPNTSLPLQRSKENGVNSQQMDDLFDILLKSGEIPGFKSNPDPSLAPLHSNPPSPSSPPSPLHLSPPTPTEPLISPQPCTGGGRLEDFLESTTGAPLLGVEPDGALTLIDDLHSQMLSTPSILDHPPTPMDTSDLGFSPHSTGLDFGDPTLDSMDWLDISMVGSSSGGSGGGRGGSGGGGGAGEGDGGTSLAPLAPHTPPSVFSADFLDSTDLQLHWESCL; encoded by the exons CACTGAAGAGCCCGGCAGCCTTTCACGAACAGCGGAGGCTTCTGGAGCGAGCAAGG ACCGAGGACTATCTGAAGAGGAAGATTCGGTGTCGTCCTGAGCGCTCCGAGCTGGTCAGGATGCACATTCTGGAGG AGACGTTGGCAGAGCCGTCTCTGCAGGCTAAGCAACTGCAGCTGAAGCGAGCGCGACTGGCCGACAACCTCAATGACAAGATCTCCCACAGACCGGGTCCCATCGAGCTGGTTCACAAAAACATCCTGTCAGTCACCTGCTCTCTGCAGCACTCACTGCTGG ATTCTCCAAAAGGAGCCGGGGGAGAGAGCTCGTCTCTAGACGAAGACAGCAGTGATGCTCTGTCGCCAGACCAGCCAACCAATCACGACTCTCCCCTGAGTGCCGTCCCTCAGCTGTCCCCCCCTGATGCTCTCACCCAGAAGGAGGACATTTCTCCCACACAG TTTGTTACTCAggcccctcctccacctcctccccaggGGAATGGCTGCGCCTCGTCCCCGCCCCCTAAATTGACAAATGGAACGATGTTGATTTCAGCAAGTCCCCGCTCCACTTTGGGACAGGTCAAG GCTCGGAGCTCAGATCGTCCTCCACAAAGAACCAAGAAAACAAAGGACAACAAACCCAAG gtgaagaAGCTGAAGTACCACCAGTACATCCCTCCAGACCAGAAGGCTGACAAGGAGCTTCCGCCGCCAATGGACTCATCCTATGCAAAGCtgctccaccagcagcagctcttcctgcagctgcagatcCTCAGCCAGCAACAGCAGCACTACAACTACCACACCATCCTGCCCGCCCCTCCCAA gCCTCCAGCCGAGCAGTCTCCCACAGTCAACTCTGGACCTTCCCCCTCCCGCAGCGCTCCCTCCACTACCACCCCGGCCCCTTCCAATCAGAGCACGGCTGGCCGTCAGAGCCAAACTGCAGTGGGAGGAGCCAAACCCAGCACTCTGCCAGCCAACTTGGATGAGTTCAAA GTCGCAGAGTTGAAACAGGAACTGAAATTACGTGGTCTGACCGTCTCTGGCACTAAGAACGATCTCATCGAGAGGCTCCGCAACTACCAGGAGCAAAATGGTGGCAACGCAGCTGTTTTGAAAAATGCAATATTGCAGCAGGCCGCTAACTCTACTGCTAGCACCAGCACATCCTCTCCGACCACAACTGCCGCCCCTGACCACCAGTTAGGAGAGAGCGGGTTTAAATTAGCTTTGTCCTCATTGGCTCATGCAGTTCCTGGGAGAGTCATGCGTTTTGGCAGCACCAGCTCCAGCCCGCCTATGTCGCCTACTCCATCTGAGAGGTCGTTGGCTGGGATGAGTCCGGATGAGACGAGCTGTAATGGAGACATGTTTGGAGAAATG GTGAGCTCTCCGTTAACTCAACTCACCCTGCACCCATCTCCTCAGCCCTCGTCAAACATCTCTCCACTCTCACAGCCACTCTCCCAGGTCAAAGAGGAAATGCAGAGCACATGCAGCCAGTCCACGTCTTCAGCTGCCTCGAGCCAGCGTCCAGAGCCCCTGTCAGCCGGAGCCATGGACTCGTCCTCTATGGATAAGGACCAGATGCTGCAGGAGAAGGACAAACAGATCGAGGAATTGACCAAGATGCTAAGACAGAAGCAGAGGCTAGTGGAGACCCTCAGGTCCCAGCTGGAGCAGGGCAAGGTGACTGGTGGAGTAGTGGTGAAGAGGGAAGGAATTGAGAAGAGCAAATCAGCCCCAGAGGCTAAACTTCCAACTCTAATAAAAGCCTCAGCCATTCAACCCCCGACTCTCCCTAACGGCACTGTGGTGAAAGTAAAGAGGGAGGTGGAGTCTGAGGAAGAAATGGAGGGAGTAACAGAAGAGGCGCAGTCAAAGAAGCTGGCCCAGCCGATGCAGTGCTCTCAGGAGACGCTGCTCAGGCTGCAGCAGATTCAGCGGCTGCAGGCAGAACAGCAGAAACAGCTACAACCACCCCAACAACAGCAAAGTCTGGCACAACCGCAGAAAGTAGCAGAGGCTAAATCAAACcctcaaaaacaacaacagcaaaagaAAGAAGCTCAAAtcctgctccagcagcagcagcagctccagcagctcatcATCCAGCAAACCCAGCAGAAACAGCTGCAGGCCCAGCAGAAGTTAGCACAGCAGAAACTGGCCCAGCAGAAACTCGCACAACAGAAGCCGGTGCAGCAGAGCCAGCTCAAACAACCTCCCGGGCAAGTTCAACAGAGCCAGCCGAAGAACCAAGTTCAGCTGAAGCAGGTTCAGGTGCAGATCCAGAACCAGACCGTGGCGAGCCAGAAGCCTGCAACGACCCAAATCCAGCAGAGGAAACAACTGAGGGctcagcagaggcagcagcagaaacagcagaCGGCAGCTGTTGCCACACAACAG GTGGCTCCAGTCTTCATCAACCAACAGAACAGCACTCCGATGCAAACTCAGGCCATTTCATTAGACGTCCTCAAGGCCAACGGCACACCCACACTGGTCACCGATAGCAACGGCAACCACTACCTGATCGCTCTCACCAGTCCCAACACAGGGACAGGCGGACAGAACGGAGTGTCTCCATTGGCCAAAACCAACGGACGCATCACACTGCAG TCCATATTTCAGAGATTACTGTCGACTCCGAGTAAACTCCCAAGCAGCGACAGCCAATCAAAAGAGCAGGTGGAGGCCGAGCTTGTGAGCGAGCCAATCAAAAAG GGACAGAAGGCGGGGCTTCACCTGGACACCAATGGCGTTCCACAACCCAGCCTGTCGGTCACTGCTCCTCCCAACCTGCAGCCTTTCTTCGACGACATGTCAGAGAGCGAAAGCCAAAGCAACCTAATCTCGTCTCTCAAG agagaggagttGTGTCCGCCTTACGACCGGCACACACTGttcacccctccctctcccaaACCCAacacctctcttcctcttcaacGCTCCAAA GAGAACGGCGTGAACAGTCAGCAGATGGACGACCTGTTTGACATCCTGCTGAAGAGTGGAG AAATCCCTGGCTTCAAGTCCAACCCAGATCCTTCCCTTGCCCCTCTTCACTCCAACCCACCCTCTCCGTCCTCTCCCCCAtctcccctccacctctcccctCCCACGCCAACGGAGCCCCTCATCTCCCCTCAGCCTTGCACGGGCGGCGGACGCCTGGAGGACTTCCTGGAGAGCACCACAGGTGCTCCTCTGCTGGGCGTGGAGCCCGACGGCGCCCTGACGCTGATCGACGACCTCCACAGCCAAATGCTGAGCACGCCCAGCATCCTGGACCACCCTCCCACCCCCATGGACACGTCAGACCTGGGCTTCTCTCCCCACTCCACGGGGTTGGACTTTGGCGACCCCACCTTGGACAGCATGGACTGGCTGGACATCTCCATGGTGGGGAGCTCCAGTGGAGGGAGTGGGGGCGGCAGAGGgggcagtggaggaggaggcggagctgGCGAAGGAGATGGGGGAACGAGTCTGGCCCCGCTGGCGCCGCACACTCCGCCGAGCGTCTTCTCGGCTGATTTTCTGGACAGCACGGACCTGCAGCTGCACTGGGAGTCGTGTTTGTAG
- the mrtfab gene encoding myocardin related transcription factor Ab isoform X3 encodes MIMLDTNNCLSFELSPHGSPPMGDDVDMEKAGLKMDHDRHVYHSLKEVLQLKLQQRRTREELVSQGIMPPLKSPAAFHEQRRLLERARTEDYLKRKIRCRPERSELVRMHILEETLAEPSLQAKQLQLKRARLADNLNDKISHRPGPIELVHKNILSVTCSLQHSLLDSPKGAGGESSSLDEDSSDALSPDQPTNHDSPLSAVPQLSPPDALTQKEDISPTQFVTQAPPPPPPQGNGCASSPPPKLTNGTMLISASPRSTLGQVKARSSDRPPQRTKKTKDNKPKVKKLKYHQYIPPDQKADKELPPPMDSSYAKLLHQQQLFLQLQILSQQQQHYNYHTILPAPPKPPAEQSPTVNSGPSPSRSAPSTTTPAPSNQSTAGRQSQTAVGGAKPSTLPANLDEFKVAELKQELKLRGLTVSGTKNDLIERLRNYQEQNGGNAAVLKNAILQQAANSTASTSTSSPTTTAAPDHQLGESGFKLALSSLAHAVPGRVMRFGSTSSSPPMSPTPSERSLAGMSPDETSCNGDMFGEMVSSPLTQLTLHPSPQPSSNISPLSQPLSQVKEEMQSTCSQSTSSAASSQRPEPLSAGAMDSSSMDKDQMLQEKDKQIEELTKMLRQKQRLVETLRSQLEQGKVTGGVVVKREGIEKSKSAPEAKLPTLIKASAIQPPTLPNGTVVKVKREVESEEEMEGVTEEAQSKKLAQPMQCSQETLLRLQQIQRLQAEQQKQLQPPQQQQSLAQPQKVAEAKSNPQKQQQQKKEAQILLQQQQQLQQLIIQQTQQKQLQAQQKLAQQKLAQQKLAQQKPVQQSQLKQPPGQVQQSQPKNQVQLKQVQVQIQNQTVASQKPATTQIQQRKQLRAQQRQQQKQQTAAVATQQVAPVFINQQNSTPMQTQAISLDVLKANGTPTLVTDSNGNHYLIALTSPNTGTGGQNGVSPLAKTNGRITLQSIFQRLLSTPSKLPSSDSQSKEQVEAELVSEPIKKGQKAGLHLDTNGVPQPSLSVTAPPNLQPFFDDMSESESQSNLISSLKREELCPPYDRHTLFTPPSPKPNTSLPLQRSKQENGVNSQQMDDLFDILLKSGEIPGFKSNPDPSLAPLHSNPPSPSSPPSPLHLSPPTPTEPLISPQPCTGGGRLEDFLESTTGAPLLGVEPDGALTLIDDLHSQMLSTPSILDHPPTPMDTSDLGFSPHSTGLDFGDPTLDSMDWLDISMVGSSSGGSGGGRGGSGGGGGAGEGDGGTSLAPLAPHTPPSVFSADFLDSTDLQLHWESCL; translated from the exons CACTGAAGAGCCCGGCAGCCTTTCACGAACAGCGGAGGCTTCTGGAGCGAGCAAGG ACCGAGGACTATCTGAAGAGGAAGATTCGGTGTCGTCCTGAGCGCTCCGAGCTGGTCAGGATGCACATTCTGGAGG AGACGTTGGCAGAGCCGTCTCTGCAGGCTAAGCAACTGCAGCTGAAGCGAGCGCGACTGGCCGACAACCTCAATGACAAGATCTCCCACAGACCGGGTCCCATCGAGCTGGTTCACAAAAACATCCTGTCAGTCACCTGCTCTCTGCAGCACTCACTGCTGG ATTCTCCAAAAGGAGCCGGGGGAGAGAGCTCGTCTCTAGACGAAGACAGCAGTGATGCTCTGTCGCCAGACCAGCCAACCAATCACGACTCTCCCCTGAGTGCCGTCCCTCAGCTGTCCCCCCCTGATGCTCTCACCCAGAAGGAGGACATTTCTCCCACACAG TTTGTTACTCAggcccctcctccacctcctccccaggGGAATGGCTGCGCCTCGTCCCCGCCCCCTAAATTGACAAATGGAACGATGTTGATTTCAGCAAGTCCCCGCTCCACTTTGGGACAGGTCAAG GCTCGGAGCTCAGATCGTCCTCCACAAAGAACCAAGAAAACAAAGGACAACAAACCCAAG gtgaagaAGCTGAAGTACCACCAGTACATCCCTCCAGACCAGAAGGCTGACAAGGAGCTTCCGCCGCCAATGGACTCATCCTATGCAAAGCtgctccaccagcagcagctcttcctgcagctgcagatcCTCAGCCAGCAACAGCAGCACTACAACTACCACACCATCCTGCCCGCCCCTCCCAA gCCTCCAGCCGAGCAGTCTCCCACAGTCAACTCTGGACCTTCCCCCTCCCGCAGCGCTCCCTCCACTACCACCCCGGCCCCTTCCAATCAGAGCACGGCTGGCCGTCAGAGCCAAACTGCAGTGGGAGGAGCCAAACCCAGCACTCTGCCAGCCAACTTGGATGAGTTCAAA GTCGCAGAGTTGAAACAGGAACTGAAATTACGTGGTCTGACCGTCTCTGGCACTAAGAACGATCTCATCGAGAGGCTCCGCAACTACCAGGAGCAAAATGGTGGCAACGCAGCTGTTTTGAAAAATGCAATATTGCAGCAGGCCGCTAACTCTACTGCTAGCACCAGCACATCCTCTCCGACCACAACTGCCGCCCCTGACCACCAGTTAGGAGAGAGCGGGTTTAAATTAGCTTTGTCCTCATTGGCTCATGCAGTTCCTGGGAGAGTCATGCGTTTTGGCAGCACCAGCTCCAGCCCGCCTATGTCGCCTACTCCATCTGAGAGGTCGTTGGCTGGGATGAGTCCGGATGAGACGAGCTGTAATGGAGACATGTTTGGAGAAATG GTGAGCTCTCCGTTAACTCAACTCACCCTGCACCCATCTCCTCAGCCCTCGTCAAACATCTCTCCACTCTCACAGCCACTCTCCCAGGTCAAAGAGGAAATGCAGAGCACATGCAGCCAGTCCACGTCTTCAGCTGCCTCGAGCCAGCGTCCAGAGCCCCTGTCAGCCGGAGCCATGGACTCGTCCTCTATGGATAAGGACCAGATGCTGCAGGAGAAGGACAAACAGATCGAGGAATTGACCAAGATGCTAAGACAGAAGCAGAGGCTAGTGGAGACCCTCAGGTCCCAGCTGGAGCAGGGCAAGGTGACTGGTGGAGTAGTGGTGAAGAGGGAAGGAATTGAGAAGAGCAAATCAGCCCCAGAGGCTAAACTTCCAACTCTAATAAAAGCCTCAGCCATTCAACCCCCGACTCTCCCTAACGGCACTGTGGTGAAAGTAAAGAGGGAGGTGGAGTCTGAGGAAGAAATGGAGGGAGTAACAGAAGAGGCGCAGTCAAAGAAGCTGGCCCAGCCGATGCAGTGCTCTCAGGAGACGCTGCTCAGGCTGCAGCAGATTCAGCGGCTGCAGGCAGAACAGCAGAAACAGCTACAACCACCCCAACAACAGCAAAGTCTGGCACAACCGCAGAAAGTAGCAGAGGCTAAATCAAACcctcaaaaacaacaacagcaaaagaAAGAAGCTCAAAtcctgctccagcagcagcagcagctccagcagctcatcATCCAGCAAACCCAGCAGAAACAGCTGCAGGCCCAGCAGAAGTTAGCACAGCAGAAACTGGCCCAGCAGAAACTCGCACAACAGAAGCCGGTGCAGCAGAGCCAGCTCAAACAACCTCCCGGGCAAGTTCAACAGAGCCAGCCGAAGAACCAAGTTCAGCTGAAGCAGGTTCAGGTGCAGATCCAGAACCAGACCGTGGCGAGCCAGAAGCCTGCAACGACCCAAATCCAGCAGAGGAAACAACTGAGGGctcagcagaggcagcagcagaaacagcagaCGGCAGCTGTTGCCACACAACAG GTGGCTCCAGTCTTCATCAACCAACAGAACAGCACTCCGATGCAAACTCAGGCCATTTCATTAGACGTCCTCAAGGCCAACGGCACACCCACACTGGTCACCGATAGCAACGGCAACCACTACCTGATCGCTCTCACCAGTCCCAACACAGGGACAGGCGGACAGAACGGAGTGTCTCCATTGGCCAAAACCAACGGACGCATCACACTGCAG TCCATATTTCAGAGATTACTGTCGACTCCGAGTAAACTCCCAAGCAGCGACAGCCAATCAAAAGAGCAGGTGGAGGCCGAGCTTGTGAGCGAGCCAATCAAAAAG GGACAGAAGGCGGGGCTTCACCTGGACACCAATGGCGTTCCACAACCCAGCCTGTCGGTCACTGCTCCTCCCAACCTGCAGCCTTTCTTCGACGACATGTCAGAGAGCGAAAGCCAAAGCAACCTAATCTCGTCTCTCAAG agagaggagttGTGTCCGCCTTACGACCGGCACACACTGttcacccctccctctcccaaACCCAacacctctcttcctcttcaacGCTCCAAA CAGGAGAACGGCGTGAACAGTCAGCAGATGGACGACCTGTTTGACATCCTGCTGAAGAGTGGAG AAATCCCTGGCTTCAAGTCCAACCCAGATCCTTCCCTTGCCCCTCTTCACTCCAACCCACCCTCTCCGTCCTCTCCCCCAtctcccctccacctctcccctCCCACGCCAACGGAGCCCCTCATCTCCCCTCAGCCTTGCACGGGCGGCGGACGCCTGGAGGACTTCCTGGAGAGCACCACAGGTGCTCCTCTGCTGGGCGTGGAGCCCGACGGCGCCCTGACGCTGATCGACGACCTCCACAGCCAAATGCTGAGCACGCCCAGCATCCTGGACCACCCTCCCACCCCCATGGACACGTCAGACCTGGGCTTCTCTCCCCACTCCACGGGGTTGGACTTTGGCGACCCCACCTTGGACAGCATGGACTGGCTGGACATCTCCATGGTGGGGAGCTCCAGTGGAGGGAGTGGGGGCGGCAGAGGgggcagtggaggaggaggcggagctgGCGAAGGAGATGGGGGAACGAGTCTGGCCCCGCTGGCGCCGCACACTCCGCCGAGCGTCTTCTCGGCTGATTTTCTGGACAGCACGGACCTGCAGCTGCACTGGGAGTCGTGTTTGTAG